One genomic segment of Mycolicibacterium gilvum includes these proteins:
- a CDS encoding TetR/AcrR family transcriptional regulator: MAERWTKERRTEHTRQILLDAAEEVFARKGLTGAALEEIADAAGFTRGAIYSQFGAKEKLFLAVVDRQRQRFLDGFADVMDSFHRLSDVDIDELAQRWRQLSSGADRAALGYELTLYLLRNPDARASVAAQRRETIRALGEFISKNVARIGGTLTIEAETLARIVLAANDGVTLDSHIDGEDLYRPYLQLVMSSVQTPH, translated from the coding sequence GTGGCTGAACGCTGGACCAAGGAACGCCGTACCGAGCACACCCGGCAGATCCTGCTGGATGCCGCCGAAGAGGTCTTCGCCCGCAAGGGCCTGACGGGCGCCGCACTCGAAGAGATCGCCGACGCTGCAGGATTCACCCGCGGTGCCATCTACTCCCAGTTCGGAGCCAAGGAGAAACTGTTCCTGGCAGTCGTCGATCGCCAGCGCCAGCGCTTCCTCGACGGCTTCGCGGACGTGATGGACTCCTTCCACCGTCTCAGCGATGTCGACATCGACGAGCTCGCGCAGCGGTGGCGCCAGCTGAGCAGTGGAGCCGACCGGGCAGCGCTGGGCTACGAGCTCACCCTCTATCTGCTGCGCAATCCCGATGCACGCGCAAGTGTGGCCGCCCAGCGCCGCGAAACCATCCGGGCGCTCGGAGAGTTCATCAGCAAGAACGTCGCGCGCATCGGCGGAACTCTGACCATCGAGGCCGAGACGCTCGCCCGAATCGTGTTGGCCGCCAACGACGGCGTCACGTTGGACAGCCACATCGACGGGGAAGACCTGTACCGCCCCTATCTCCAGCTGGTGATGTCCAGCGTGCAGACTCCGCACTAG
- a CDS encoding DNA-3-methyladenine glycosylase 2 family protein, protein MYTDFDRCYRAVQSKDTRFDGWFVTAVLTTAIYCRPSCPVRPPYARNMRFYPTAAAAQRAGFRACKRCRPDASPGSPEWNVRGDVVARAMRLIADGVVDRDGVGGLAARLGYTVRQLERLTQTEVGATPLALARAQRAQMARILIETTEMRFADAAFAAGFSSIRQFNDTVRSVSDLTPTMLRRRARSRRGADAEGGTGELSLRLAVRTPFAFEGLFGHLAASAVPGVEEVSDGTYRRTLRLPHGKGIVSLTPHPDHVGCRLVLDDFRDLSTAIARCRRLLDLDADPEAIVSALSADETLTALVAKAPGQRIPRTVDEHELAVRVVLGQQVSMAAARTHAARLVQAYGQPVERAGGTLTHVFPAVTDLSEIDPENLAFPRARRRTLIALVGALADGSVTLDTGCDRDAARADLLGLPGIGPWTTEMIAMRGLGDPDAFPGGDLGVIAAATQIGLPATPRGLAQHSVRWRPWRSYATQHLWTALDHSVNEWPPKTTGGARCSTA, encoded by the coding sequence GTGTACACCGACTTCGACCGCTGCTACCGGGCGGTCCAATCGAAGGACACCCGCTTTGACGGCTGGTTCGTCACGGCGGTGCTGACCACCGCCATCTACTGCAGGCCCAGCTGTCCGGTCCGGCCCCCGTACGCGCGCAACATGCGGTTCTACCCGACAGCAGCGGCCGCTCAGCGGGCCGGGTTCCGGGCATGCAAGCGATGTCGACCGGACGCGTCGCCGGGTTCCCCGGAGTGGAACGTCAGGGGCGACGTCGTCGCCCGCGCGATGCGGCTGATCGCCGACGGTGTCGTCGACCGGGACGGTGTCGGCGGCCTCGCGGCACGCCTGGGCTACACCGTCCGTCAGCTCGAGCGCCTCACCCAGACCGAGGTCGGTGCGACCCCGCTGGCTCTCGCGCGGGCACAGCGCGCGCAGATGGCACGGATTCTGATCGAGACCACCGAGATGCGCTTCGCCGATGCCGCATTCGCGGCCGGCTTCTCCAGCATCCGCCAGTTCAACGACACCGTGCGGTCGGTGTCCGATCTGACCCCCACCATGCTTCGCCGACGCGCCAGATCCCGCAGGGGTGCTGACGCCGAGGGCGGCACCGGCGAGCTGTCTCTCCGGCTGGCGGTGCGGACCCCGTTCGCCTTCGAGGGGTTGTTCGGCCACCTGGCCGCCAGTGCGGTACCCGGTGTGGAGGAGGTCAGCGACGGGACCTACCGCAGAACTCTGCGGCTGCCCCACGGCAAGGGCATCGTGAGCCTGACGCCGCACCCCGACCACGTGGGATGCAGGCTTGTCCTCGACGACTTCCGTGATCTGTCCACGGCCATCGCGCGGTGCCGGAGGCTGCTCGATCTCGACGCCGACCCGGAAGCGATCGTCAGCGCGCTCTCCGCCGATGAGACGCTCACGGCTCTGGTCGCCAAGGCTCCCGGTCAACGCATCCCACGGACCGTGGATGAGCACGAACTCGCCGTACGGGTGGTGCTCGGGCAGCAGGTGTCGATGGCCGCGGCGCGCACCCACGCCGCGAGGCTGGTGCAGGCATACGGTCAGCCGGTCGAGCGGGCCGGCGGCACCCTCACGCATGTGTTCCCGGCCGTCACAGACCTTTCCGAGATCGACCCGGAGAACCTGGCGTTCCCGAGAGCACGCAGGCGCACCCTCATCGCTCTGGTCGGCGCGCTCGCCGACGGCTCCGTCACGCTCGACACAGGGTGCGATCGGGATGCGGCCCGGGCGGACCTTCTCGGCCTGCCCGGGATAGGCCCATGGACGACGGAGATGATCGCGATGCGGGGCCTGGGCGACCCCGACGCGTTTCCCGGGGGCGATCTGGGAGTGATCGCTGCGGCCACGCAGATCGGTCTGCCGGCGACACCGCGGGGACTTGCCCAGCACAGCGTCCGTTGGCGACCGTGGCGGTCCTATGCGACGCAGCACCTGTGGACGGCACTCGACCACAGCGTCAACGAATGGCCACCGAAGACGACAGGAGGTGCCCGGTGCAGTACCGCGTGA
- a CDS encoding methylated-DNA--[protein]-cysteine S-methyltransferase has translation MATEDDRRCPVQYRVMDSPVGPLTLAGSHGRLQHLRMVDQTYEPDRAHWMRDDTAFDAAIAQLQEYFAGERKDFALDLELVGTPFQRRVWEALLTIPYGETRSYGEVARQIGAPGAFRAVGLANGRNPIGIIIPCHRVIGTNGSLTGYGGGLERKKLLLGMERTNSGAIPTLFD, from the coding sequence ATGGCCACCGAAGACGACAGGAGGTGCCCGGTGCAGTACCGCGTGATGGACAGTCCCGTCGGACCGCTGACGCTGGCCGGCTCACACGGGCGGTTGCAGCATCTCCGGATGGTGGATCAGACATATGAACCAGACCGCGCCCATTGGATGCGGGACGACACCGCGTTCGACGCCGCCATCGCCCAGTTGCAGGAGTACTTCGCCGGGGAACGGAAGGACTTCGCCCTGGATCTCGAGCTGGTCGGCACTCCGTTTCAGCGGCGGGTCTGGGAAGCGCTGCTCACCATTCCTTACGGCGAAACGCGCTCGTACGGCGAGGTTGCGAGACAGATCGGTGCACCGGGGGCGTTTCGGGCGGTGGGTTTGGCGAATGGGCGCAATCCGATCGGCATCATCATTCCGTGCCATCGAGTGATAGGCACAAATGGGAGTCTGACCGGATATGGCGGCGGATTGGAGCGAAAGAAACTGCTCCTCGGAATGGAACGCACCAATTCTGGTGCCATTCCGACGCTATTCGACTGA
- the murA gene encoding UDP-N-acetylglucosamine 1-carboxyvinyltransferase — protein sequence MSERFVVTGGCRLSGEVAVGGAKNSVLKLMAAALLAEGTSTITNCPDILDVPLMAEVLRGLGATVELEGDVVRITSPDEPKYDADFAAVRQFRASVCVLGPLVGRCKKARVALPGGDAIGSRPLDMHQAGLRQLGARCNIEHGCVVAEADHLHGAEIQLEFPSVGATENILMAAVLADGVTTIHNAAREPDVVDLCTMLNQMGAQVTGAGSSTLTITGVDRLHPTEHRVIGDRIVAATWGIAAAMTRGDISVTGVDPAHLQLVLHKLHDAGATVTQSDDGFRVVQYERPKAVNVATLPFPGFPTDLQPMAIGLAAVADGTSMITENVFEARFRFVEEMIRLGADARTDGHHAVVRGIPQLSSAPVWSSDIRAGAGLVLAGLVADGDTEVHDVFHIDRGYPKFVENLAALGAEIERVT from the coding sequence GTGAGCGAGCGATTCGTGGTGACCGGCGGCTGTCGGTTATCGGGCGAAGTTGCCGTCGGGGGCGCCAAGAACAGCGTGTTGAAGCTGATGGCTGCCGCATTGCTCGCCGAGGGCACCAGCACGATCACCAATTGTCCGGACATTCTCGATGTGCCGTTGATGGCCGAGGTTCTGCGCGGTCTCGGGGCGACGGTCGAGCTTGAGGGCGACGTCGTGCGGATCACCTCGCCCGATGAACCGAAGTACGACGCGGATTTCGCCGCCGTTCGTCAGTTCCGGGCGTCGGTGTGTGTGCTCGGTCCGCTGGTCGGCAGATGTAAGAAGGCGCGCGTCGCGCTACCGGGCGGCGATGCCATCGGATCGCGGCCACTCGACATGCACCAGGCAGGTCTGCGTCAGCTGGGCGCCAGGTGCAACATCGAGCACGGCTGCGTGGTCGCCGAGGCCGACCATCTGCACGGCGCGGAGATCCAGCTGGAGTTTCCGTCGGTGGGTGCAACGGAGAACATCCTGATGGCCGCGGTGCTGGCGGACGGGGTGACGACCATCCACAACGCTGCGCGGGAACCCGACGTCGTGGACCTGTGCACGATGCTCAACCAGATGGGCGCGCAGGTGACCGGCGCCGGTTCGTCGACGTTGACCATCACCGGTGTCGACCGGCTCCATCCGACCGAACACCGCGTGATCGGTGACCGGATCGTCGCCGCGACGTGGGGTATTGCGGCCGCGATGACGCGCGGCGACATCTCGGTCACCGGTGTCGACCCGGCTCATCTGCAGTTGGTGTTGCACAAGTTGCACGACGCCGGTGCAACGGTCACGCAGTCGGATGACGGCTTTCGGGTGGTGCAGTACGAACGGCCCAAGGCGGTGAACGTCGCGACGTTGCCGTTCCCCGGTTTTCCGACTGACCTGCAACCCATGGCGATCGGACTGGCCGCCGTCGCGGACGGTACGTCGATGATCACCGAGAACGTCTTCGAAGCACGGTTCCGTTTCGTCGAAGAGATGATCCGGCTCGGCGCAGACGCGCGAACCGACGGCCACCACGCGGTGGTGCGGGGAATCCCGCAACTGTCGAGCGCGCCGGTCTGGTCGTCGGACATCCGCGCCGGCGCCGGCCTCGTGCTGGCCGGTTTGGTGGCCGATGGTGACACCGAGGTGCACGACGTCTTTCACATCGATCGCGGTTATCCGAAATTCGTGGAAAATCTTGCCGCACTGGGCGCGGAGATCGAGCGCGTCACGTAA
- a CDS encoding cob(I)yrinic acid a,c-diamide adenosyltransferase, with the protein MAVHLTRIYTRTGDDGTTGLSDFSRVSKNDTRLAAYADCDEVNAALGVAVALGNPDEHLLEVLRQVQNDLFDAGADLSTPVVANPEYPPLRITQEYIDRLEKWCDEFNEPLPALNSFILPGGTTLSALLHVARTVARRAERSAWLAVEAHGDSISVLPAKYLNRLSDLLFILSRVANPDGDVLWQPGGQTQ; encoded by the coding sequence ATGGCAGTTCACCTGACGCGGATATATACCCGGACCGGCGACGACGGCACGACCGGGCTCAGCGATTTCAGCAGGGTTTCCAAGAACGACACCCGGCTCGCCGCCTACGCCGACTGTGATGAAGTCAACGCCGCTCTCGGTGTCGCGGTGGCGCTGGGAAACCCGGACGAACATCTGCTGGAAGTGCTGCGCCAGGTGCAGAACGACCTGTTCGACGCCGGCGCCGACCTGTCGACACCGGTGGTCGCGAACCCCGAGTATCCGCCGCTGCGCATCACGCAGGAGTACATCGACCGGCTGGAGAAATGGTGCGACGAGTTCAATGAGCCGCTGCCCGCGCTGAACTCCTTCATCCTGCCCGGCGGCACCACGCTCTCCGCCCTGCTGCACGTCGCACGGACAGTGGCTCGGCGCGCCGAACGGTCGGCGTGGCTGGCAGTCGAGGCCCACGGTGACTCGATCAGCGTTCTTCCCGCGAAGTATCTGAACAGGCTTTCTGACCTGCTGTTCATTCTGTCTCGCGTCGCCAACCCGGACGGTGACGTGCTGTGGCAGCCGGGTGGACAAACTCAGTAG
- a CDS encoding DUF2550 domain-containing protein, whose amino-acid sequence MSASMLFMVALVCVLLLVVVALFYRLWKLRQVGGTAAILRDMPAVGGHGWRHGVMRYRGGEAGFYRLSSFRWWPDRTLSRRGVEVVSRRAPRGDEFDIMTEEIVVLELRDTGPDRGRGYEIALDRGALTAFTSWMESRPSPRARRRSY is encoded by the coding sequence ATGAGCGCGTCCATGCTTTTCATGGTCGCGCTGGTCTGTGTGCTGCTGCTCGTCGTCGTCGCGCTGTTCTACCGGCTGTGGAAGCTCAGACAGGTCGGTGGCACCGCCGCGATCCTGCGGGACATGCCTGCTGTCGGTGGGCACGGCTGGCGTCACGGCGTCATGCGGTACCGCGGCGGGGAGGCCGGCTTCTACCGGCTTTCCAGTTTCCGGTGGTGGCCGGATCGAACGTTGAGCCGTCGGGGTGTGGAAGTGGTTTCCCGCCGTGCACCGCGGGGCGACGAATTCGACATCATGACCGAGGAGATCGTGGTCCTCGAGTTGCGTGACACCGGTCCCGACCGCGGTCGGGGCTACGAGATCGCTCTCGATCGCGGCGCGTTGACCGCGTTCACCTCGTGGATGGAGTCCCGGCCGTCGCCTCGTGCGCGCCGTCGCAGCTACTGA
- a CDS encoding F0F1 ATP synthase subunit epsilon, whose translation MADLHVEIVAVERELWSGDATFVFTRTTAGEIGILPRHIPLVAQLVDDAMVRVEREGEDDLRIAVDGGFLSVTEEAVRILVENAEFESEINADAAKQDSESDDERTAAWGRARLRALGQLD comes from the coding sequence ATGGCGGATTTGCACGTCGAGATCGTCGCCGTGGAGCGCGAGCTGTGGTCGGGTGACGCTACGTTCGTGTTCACCCGGACCACCGCCGGGGAGATCGGCATCCTGCCGCGGCACATCCCGCTGGTCGCTCAGCTCGTCGACGACGCCATGGTGCGCGTCGAGCGTGAAGGCGAGGACGATCTCCGGATCGCGGTCGACGGCGGATTTCTGTCGGTGACCGAGGAAGCCGTCCGCATCCTCGTGGAGAACGCGGAGTTCGAGTCGGAGATCAACGCCGACGCAGCCAAGCAGGATTCGGAGTCCGACGACGAGCGGACCGCAGCATGGGGTCGAGCGCGTCTGCGCGCTCTGGGCCAACTGGACTGA
- the atpD gene encoding F0F1 ATP synthase subunit beta produces MTSTEEKTTSGRVVRITGPVVDVEFPRGSVPELFNALHADITYKELSKTLTLEVAQHLGDNLVRTISMQPTDGLVRGVEVTDTGNSISVPVGDGVKGHVFNALGDCLDEPGYGKDFEHWSIHRKPPPFSELEPRTEMLETGLKVVDLLTPYVRGGKIALFGGAGVGKTVLIQEMINRIARNFGGTSVFAGVGERTREGNDLWVELEDANVLKDTALVFGQMDEPPGTRMRVALSALTMAEFFRDEQQQDVLLFIDNIFRFTQAGSEVSTLLGRMPSAVGYQPTLADEMGELQERITSTRGRSITSMQAVYVPADDYTDPAPATTFAHLDATTELSRTVFSKGIFPAVDPLASSSTILDPAVVGDEHYRVAQEVIRILQRYKDLQDIIAILGIDELAEEDKQLVQRARRLERFLSQNMMAAEQFTGQPGSTVPLKETIEAFDKLTKGEFDHLPEQAFFLIGGLDDLAKKAESLGAKL; encoded by the coding sequence ATGACTTCAACCGAAGAGAAGACGACGTCGGGTCGCGTTGTTCGCATCACCGGCCCCGTGGTCGACGTGGAGTTCCCGCGCGGCTCCGTCCCCGAACTGTTCAACGCACTGCACGCCGACATCACCTACAAGGAACTGTCGAAGACGCTGACGCTCGAGGTTGCCCAGCACCTCGGCGACAACCTGGTGCGCACCATCTCGATGCAGCCGACCGACGGCCTGGTCCGTGGCGTCGAGGTGACCGACACCGGCAATTCGATCTCGGTGCCCGTCGGTGACGGCGTCAAGGGCCACGTGTTCAACGCCCTCGGCGACTGCCTCGACGAGCCCGGCTACGGCAAGGACTTCGAGCACTGGTCGATCCACCGCAAGCCGCCGCCCTTCTCGGAGCTCGAGCCCCGCACCGAGATGCTGGAGACCGGCCTCAAGGTCGTCGACCTGCTGACCCCGTACGTCCGTGGCGGCAAGATCGCCCTGTTCGGCGGCGCCGGCGTGGGCAAGACCGTGCTCATCCAGGAGATGATCAACCGCATCGCCCGCAACTTCGGTGGCACCTCGGTGTTCGCCGGCGTCGGCGAGCGCACCCGTGAGGGCAACGACCTCTGGGTCGAGCTCGAGGACGCCAACGTCCTCAAGGACACCGCGTTGGTGTTCGGTCAGATGGACGAGCCGCCGGGCACCCGTATGCGCGTCGCCCTGTCGGCGCTGACGATGGCGGAGTTCTTCCGCGACGAGCAGCAGCAGGACGTGCTTCTGTTCATCGACAACATCTTCCGTTTCACCCAGGCCGGCTCCGAGGTCTCGACCCTGCTCGGTCGTATGCCGTCGGCCGTGGGTTACCAGCCCACGCTGGCCGACGAGATGGGCGAGCTCCAGGAGCGCATCACCTCGACCCGCGGTCGCTCGATCACCTCGATGCAGGCCGTGTACGTGCCCGCCGACGACTACACCGACCCGGCGCCGGCGACCACGTTCGCGCACCTCGACGCCACCACCGAGCTTTCTCGTACGGTGTTCTCGAAGGGCATCTTCCCGGCAGTGGATCCGCTGGCATCGTCCTCGACGATCCTCGACCCGGCCGTGGTGGGCGACGAGCACTACCGCGTCGCTCAGGAAGTCATCCGAATCCTGCAGCGCTACAAGGATCTTCAGGACATCATCGCGATCCTCGGTATCGACGAGCTCGCCGAGGAGGACAAGCAGCTGGTGCAGCGTGCGCGTCGTCTGGAGCGCTTCCTGAGCCAGAACATGATGGCGGCCGAGCAGTTCACCGGCCAGCCCGGCTCGACGGTGCCGCTCAAGGAGACCATCGAGGCGTTCGACAAGCTCACCAAGGGCGAGTTCGACCACCTGCCCGAGCAGGCGTTCTTCCTCATCGGTGGACTCGACGACCTGGCGAAGAAGGCCGAGAGCCTCGGCGCCAAGCTGTGA